A section of the Salminus brasiliensis chromosome 10, fSalBra1.hap2, whole genome shotgun sequence genome encodes:
- the rtkn2 gene encoding rhotekin-2 isoform X4 encodes MDFEMRMRAGAYKLLVASTKREQILDAAKSLLTCNARIKAYMAEARRRKEQQDVARSLRRRSLDSQNRVPCKGKVAISGLRIPLFWKDSEHFNNKGNPQRVAVFCLMKIGCEIFDTEMVIVDRTVTDVCFEGITVFSEAKPDFELAVELYSCAIEEEGPLVNTPKKLARKLRSSFGKASGKKLSPVVDESDPDAFLQANPMPPGVQYSLLAYTTLALEQAEGSFQSHSLIVSKNVEASSWLPLYGNLCCQLVAQPDCMKQDMMSGYLSQQQIVEGLQRCCRLYCVLKAGLLSCYFTPEEIQAKVEPSFVIAINKDTRIRVVEGHQKSGARLSLINPGTGDPASHVFTAETHEQLQDWLNALWQHLYDQSKWQHTCDRLMEIEVLSPRKPPLFLAKQADSVYNDLSIGSPGKFESLTDIIHNKIEETDGHFLIGQEEEREPPHWAALFEGSRPMVVQKTVLSPGKDSVHSISSPSNKKRRAPPPPPDKLPFVHAVTAPSYLEKENSCKGTRPRTGRPSLDAKFSAIIQQLQKTHAPSRKNPPLAQIEPSQNPHIPKERDIELGQSEHTEKNSIQAPQPPIPAPRNKLRKSFREKINPKAW; translated from the exons GTCTTAGAAGGAG GTCCTTAGACTCTCAGAACAGAGTGCCATGTAAGGGGAAAGTAGCCATATCAG GTCTGCGAATCCCACTATTTTGGAAGGATTCTGAACACTTCAACAACAAAGGGA ACCCTCAGCGAGTGGCAGTCTTTTGTCTAATGAAGATTGGCTGTGAGATATTTGACACAGAGATGGTAATTGTAGACCGAACAGTGACTGACGTCTGCTTTGAGGGCATTACTGTCTT TTCTGAGGCTAAGCCGGACTTTGAGCTGGCGGTTGAGCTTTACAGCTGTGCAATAGAAGAGGAGGGACCTCTGGTCAACACGCCAAAGAAACTGGCCAGGAAATTGCGTTCCTCTTTTGGCAAAGCATCTGGGAAGAAACTTTCCCCCGTTGTAGATGAAAGTGATCCTGATGCTTTTCTTCAAGCCAATCCTATGCCACC TGGGGTGCAGTATTCTCTATTGGCATACACAACTCTTGCTTTGGAACAGGCAGAGGGCTCATTTCAGTCTCATTCACTCATAGTCTCAAAGAATG TGGAGGCATCGTCATGGCTGCCTCTCTATGGAAACCTGTGCTGTCAGCTGGTGGCACAACCTGACTGCATGAAGCAGGATATGATGAGTGGCTACCTCAGCCAACAG caaATTGTGGAGGGTTTGCAGCGCTGCTGCAGGTTGTACTGTGTGCTGAAGGCTGGATTGCTCTCTTGCTACTTCACCCCTGAGGAGATTCAAGCCAAGGTGGAGCCCAGCTTCGTTATTGCCATAAACAAG GACACCCGCATCCGTGTGGTGGAGGGCCACCAGAAGAGTGGGGCTAGACTGAGCCTGATTAATCCAGGGACAGGAGACCCTGCTAGCCATGTATTCACAGCTGAGACACATGAACAATTGCAAGACTGGCTGAATGCCCTTTGGCAACACCTTTATGACCAGA GTAAGTGGCAGCACACCTGTGACAGGCTGATGGAAATTGAAGTTTTGTCCCCACGGAAACCCCCACTTTTCCTTGCCAAACAAGCAGACTCTGTTTATAATGACCTGA GCATTGGTTCTCCAGGGAAATTTGAGAGTTTGACTGATATTATTCACAATAAGATTGAGGAAACTGATGGGCATTTTCTCATTGGTCAAGAAGAGGAAAGGGAACCTCCTCACTGGGCAGCTCTCTTTGAGGGGTCGCGACCAATGGTAGTGCAGAAAACTGTGCTGTCACCAGGTAAAGATAGTGTCCACTCCATTTCCAGTCCAAGCAACAAGAAGAGAAGAGCCCCTCCACCTCCCCCTGATAAATTACCATTTGTTCATGCCGTCACTGCCCCGTCCTATCTGGAGAAGGAAAACTCCTGTAAGGGGACAAGGCCTCGTACAGGGCGGCCATCGCTGGATGCAAAATTCTCTGCCATCATCCAGCAGTTACAGAAAACTCATGCGCCATCTCGCAAAAATCCACCTTTAGCCCAGATCGAGCCCTCTCAGAATCCTCACATCCCGAAAGAAAGGGACATTGAGCTTGGCCAGTCTGAACACACAGAAAAGAACAGCATCCAAGCTCCTCAGCCCCCCATCCCTGCCCCTAGAAACAAACTGAGGAAATCTTTCAGGGAGAAGATTAACCCCAAAGCTTGGTGA